A portion of the Gossypium arboreum isolate Shixiya-1 chromosome 8, ASM2569848v2, whole genome shotgun sequence genome contains these proteins:
- the LOC108465548 gene encoding YTH domain-containing protein ECT4 has protein sequence MAPTVAPPADQTAELLQKLTIDSQAKPFDIPEPTKKPSVYQYGSVDSGNTGNTQIPTFDRSTTPLLQDFMDPTMCYIPSGYPSAYYYGGFDGTGNEWDEYSQYLNPDGVDMTSGVYGDNGSLMYHHGYSYAPYGPYSPAASPVPTLGNDGQLYGPQHYQYPPFFQPMTLNSGPFTPNPAAPSHGELLTSAAADQKPLPVETPNSNSNGVANGGSVKGNNGPGAIKPSYPSTFNTNNSYGRGPPPGSGYQDPRYGFDGFRSPIPWLDGSMFSDGQHRPVSSPAMNSLVSKANGFPSSRNQNFRSNSNYMGLHHPGPMSGMGTTHGYVNRMYPNKPYGQYGTTFRSGMGFGSNGYDLRTNERGWLADNKYRPRGRGNGYFGSGNDIMDGFNELNRGPRAKGPKSQKGATPITASTKGQNIPSDGTKDEEKAYVVPDREQYNLAEFPVDYDDAKFFVIKSYSEDDVHKSIKYNVWASTPNGNKKLDAAYQEAQQKSGHCPIFLFFSVNTSGQFVGIAEMVGAVDFQKNVEFWQQDKWTGCFPVRWLIIKDVPNNSLKHITLENNENKPVTNSRDTQEIKLDQGLKLLKIFKDHSSKTCILDDFEFYEIRQKAIQEKKAKHQLQKQVWEEKPGDEKKDIATTNGDLIKEANPIPHSNGLLSEDGSGYPKQ, from the exons CCTTCTGTTTATCAGTATGGTTCTGTTGATTCAGGCAACACTGGGAATACCCAAATTCCGACGTTTGACAGATCCACAACACCTTTGTTACAGGATTTTATGGATCCGACTATGTGCTATATTCCTAGTGGTTATCCATCTGCGTATTACTATGGAG GCTTTGATGGCACCGGTAACGAGTGGGATGAATATTCACAATATTTAAATCCAGATGGAGTTGACATGACTTCA GGGGTTTACGGGGACAATGGATCTCTTATGTATCATCATGGTTACAGCTATGCACCATATGGACCGTATTCACCTGCAGCTTCCCCAGTTCCGACTCTGGGGAATGATGGTCAATTGTATGGTCCACAACACTACCAGTATCCTCCCTTCTTCCAGCCGATGACTCTAAACAGTGGTCCATTCACGCCAAACCCTGCGGCTCCATCCCATGGTGAGCTTCTGACCTCTGCTGCTGCCGATCAGAAGCCCTTACCTGTTGAAACACCCAACTCAAATTCCAATGGAGTTGCCAATGGTGGCAGTGTGAAGGGGAATAATGGTCCAGGCGCAATAAAACCATCATACCCCAGCACATTTAATACCAATAATTCGTATGGAAGGGGACCCCCACCAGGAAGTGGATATCAGGATCCAAGATACGGTTTTGATGGGTTTCGATCCCCTATCCCATGGCTTGATGGCTCTATGTTTTCAGATGGGCAGCACAGGCCTGTCTCAAGCCCTGCaatgaactctttggtttcaaaAGCAAATGGTTTTCCATCTTCAAGGAATCAAAACTTCAGATCGAATTCTAATTACATG GGACTGCACCACCCTGGGCCAATGTCCGGCATGGGCACAACTCATGGTTATGTCAATAGAATGTACCCAAACAAACCATATGGTCAGTATGGGACCACATTCAGATCTGGGATGGGCTTTGGATCTAATGGTTATGATTTGCGAACAAATGAAAGGGGTTGGTTGGCAGACAACAAGTATAGACCAAGGGGACGGGGCAATGGTTATTTTGGTTCAGGCAATGACATCATGGATGGTTTTAATGAATTGAACAGGGGACCTAGGGCTAAGGGGCCTAAGAGCCAAAAGGGTGCAACACCTATCACAGCATCTACTAAGGGGCAAAATATTCCCTCAGATGGAACCAAGGATGAGGAAAAGGCATATGTTGTTCCAGACCGTGAACAGTATAACCTAGCAGAATTCCCTGTGGATTATGACGATGCCAAGTTCTTTGTTATTAAATCATACAGCGAGGATGATGTTCATAAAAGCATTAAGTACAATGTTTGGGCGAGcacaccaaatggtaacaaaaaGCTTGATGCAGCTTACCAGGAAGCTCAGCAGAAATCTGGTCACTGCCCTATATTTCTCTTCTTCTCG GTCAATACAAGTGGGCAATTTGTCGGCATTGCCGAGATGGTAGGGGCAGTTGATTTTCAAAAGAATGTGGAGTTCTGGCAACAAGACAAATGGACTGGCTGTTTCCCAGTAAGATGGCTCATTATTAAGGATGTACCTAATAATTCCTTGAAGCACATTACCTTAGAGAACAATGAGAATAAGCCCGTCACAAATAGCAGGGATACGCAAGAG ATCAAGCTTGATCAAGGCCTTAAGTTGCTCAAAATCTTCAAGGACCATTCCAGCAAAACTTGCATTTTAGACGATTTCGAATTTTACGAGATTCGCCAGAAAGCAATTCAGGAGAAAAAGGCTAAACATCAGTTGCAAAAGCAG GTATGGGAAGAAAAGCCTGGAGATGAAAAGAAAGATATAGCAACAACAAATGGTGATTTGATCAAAGAAGCCAATCCAATTCCTCACTCGAACGGCCTTCTTTCAGAAGATGGTTCAGGATACCCGAAACAGTGA